ataataaatattatgtcaCTCTAATATCTGCACTAGGGCATCAAGCTTAAAGCCCAATCATTTCCAGTGACATTTGACTAAAAGTTTGAGATTGTCTTCTCAAGGGCAGTACTGATACGCAAGGACCCATCAACTGCATCAATTAATTTGAATGCAATTCTTTGCCATCACAGTTCTTTCATACTGGCTATGTGTGCCAAGATTTAACTCTGAAGATGAACAGGGGTCTCAGTATTGTGGTGCATTCTAAATCTTCATTTTATACCATGGGTGGAACATGCTACACAATGGACTCCCTGTAGTCTTCCATATTGGTTGAGGAGTCAGGGTTGGGAAAGGGGGCAGAGTGCAAGATTACTTCACTCTGAACCTTGACCACTGGACACCAACCCCTGGGCTGGTTTTTCACTTGTTGAGGGATAGAAAAGCCAGAAGCTTTGTCGTTGTCATCCTCAATGGCCTGATCTCCATAGAGACGGCTCATTGTCTTAGCTATCATCCCCACTTTCTCCGGAGCCTCCTCATCTTTTCTCTTTGAGTCTGTCTTCTCTCTGTAGATATACGAGGCATGTTTGATGGTGCGTTTAAGCAAGTGTTTGCGGTATGCTCTCTGAATAATTGAAGTGGCCACCTCCTCTTGCTTATGTCTAAGAGTGCTAGTAATTGGCTCATATGAAGCTTTTGAAGGGTTGTTTGCCATGAATTTCTCCTCCATAGTTGCTTTCATTCCATCCATCTGCCCAGAATCTCCCAGAACCTCTTTAGTTAGGGCTAAAAGAATGTCCAGACAGTGGATCTTATCTCCAGGAACCATTGGAAGGTCCATTGTAATCAATTTAAGTGTGTTTGGTTTTGGGATTCTCAGTGGCTCTTTCAATGTGTCACAGAATTCAGACAGCATACTGTAATCTATAAACTGAGAGGCGTCAGGGTCAAACTTTTCCCATGTTTCATAAAACATCTCAAAGTCATCCTCACACAAGGGGTCACTGCTCTCCTCTGTTGCCACATTGAAGTTCTCAAGAATAATGGCTATGTACATATTGACCACAACGAGGAAAGACATAACAATGTAGCTGCAGAAGAAGACAATTCCCACTGCGGGGCTCCCACAGTTGCCTCTGACTGTCGAGCCCGGGTTCTCTATATCTGGGTCACAGTCTGGGGGGCTATTGAGAATAGGTGACAAAAGTCCGTCCCAGCCAGCAGATGTTGTGATCATGAACAAGCATATTATACTGTTCCCAAAGGTCTCAAAATTGAACATGTCATCAATGCCTGCTTCTTTCTTTACATATGCAAAGTTGGACATGCCAAATATTGAAAAAatgaacattattaaaaaaagaagcagGCCAATGTTAAAGAGggcaggaagtgacatcattagTGCGAACAGTAACGTCCTGATACCTTTCGCACCCCGAATGAGCCGCAGAACACGGCCAATTCTAGCCAGTCTGATGACACGAAAAAGGGTAGGCGAGACAAAGTACTTCTCAATAAGGTCTGCCAGCAAAAGACCTGTGAAAAAGTGGAAAATAGgatattaacattttatacaACATCaatgttttgtatgtttacatgtaaTTACTATTAATAAAGTTGACAGCAGGGTATTGCCAatacagtgcaacagtgcccgcccactttttaagCCGTCTGAAGTATTTTTcctaattatttttttcccaggGATTTAATAAAAATCCTACATAAagaattctaagccatgaactaCTGAGCCATgagctcagaggtgaatcacaacattataaactttgatttgaagcaaaacctgtttgaaaatcatacttaatgtctttcatgagggaatgaaccacaatctcatgaagcattgaAAAGAATCTACCTGTAATGAATAttttcagatatttacaaatatacaagcagtttgagagtgtaggaagactcgattacgtcattcctAGTGTTTCACatgagtgggcggtcactgctgaGTTCTTTTGACACGATTTGTTTGGCGTGATTCTTTAATTGATGGATCTTTCTCTATAGGATTAtgagtagtgtagttcttcactagaaattccactattaaacgttttttttttttttttttttaattaagttgaaataacgcactgatggcttcaacagaagctcataccatcaattaacaacctcagaccTGAAGGTAAAtcagtctttaaaggtttataagttattgttattaATCAGTTTATCTTTGGAGAAAAGACTGTCACGCTCTATAGGAGTGCATACCTACGACTGAAAGAATGACCACTACAAAATCAAATATGTTCCACCCAATGGAGAAGTAGTGATGCCGTAGGGCGATGAGCTTTAGAATGCACTCCCCAGTGAAGAGCACAATGAAGACAAGATTGATAAGATACAGAATTTCTTCTTTTTCTGCACTCTGGTCATCTGTCTCCACCATCATGGTCACCATGTTCAGGCAGATCAGCACCATAATGGAGATGTCAAAGAACTGCTTGGTGACCAGGTCAAATACAAGGCCTTGAAAGCAGTTCTTCAAACATCAGATATATTCAGGAAGCATATTTGAGAGAAGACCATTCAAAGAAGGAGAAAGGCAGttagtaatttaattatagatcaGACTAGAGTCTATTGAGGAATGAAGTTACATTTTTAAGAATTAAACTGAGAAAATAGTTCTCATTTATTACCACAGGCCTTGGAATAGGTTTCTGTGGCTTCTTGGAGCCAAGTTTCTTCATGGCATTGTAGTACTTTTTCTGCTCCTCCGTCATGAAGATGTCAGTACCTCCTAAGTATAGAGACAGAGACCATGATTCCAATGCAGAAAATCTTTTAGTGTTGCGACAGGTGTAGAAGATCCATAGTTGATACTTATCTTTGCCTTCTGTTGGTTGAAATTATCAATGATGACACCAATAAATAGGTTGAGGGTGAAGAAGGAGCCAAAGATAATGAAAATAACAAAGTAAAGGTACATATAGAGGTTTGCCTCATATTCTGGCTGCATTTCAATCTATTCGGAACAAAAACAGTTGTTAAGATTCAGCGTGAAGACCAATATTGTTTATGGTGAAAACCGTAATGGCTAAAAATTATATTACATCACTGGAATCCACAGCACCATACATGATCTCCATCCATCCTTTAAAAGTTGCCTGGAAACCAattaaagcacattttaaaatatctaattttATTTAGATATACAAGTTTATTTTGATTTGCGGCTCAGCCGTATAATTTATTGGTGTGCACATTTATTTCTTTTGGGCATATATGACTGCAGGCATTAATGCTTACCACTTGCAGTAAGGAGAGGTAGCCCATGCCTACATTGTCAAAGTTGACCTTCATATTCATCCATCGCACATCCTCATTACCAGCCTCTATGAGCTCAAAGCATTGAGTCTTATTGTTGACCTCAGAGGGAAGGAACATCTCTTCGGatgttgtgttgaagcagtaGTAGTACTTTCCAGCAAAAAGATTCACTCCCATGATGCTGAAGATAAGCCAAAATATAAGGCACACCAGGAGAACATTGAAGATAGAGGGGATGGCCCCCACCAGGGCGTTTACCACCACCTGTGCATATTGACAGCATAAGTACCTGGAACTTGACCTTATAACTTTAACTCTTAGCTTGGTTGGATTGTCAACCTTTAAGACaacctttttcatttttaaatgtttaagattGTAATAAATTCAAGAATAAATAAATTGGacattacattttttgagtaTAAGGAGTACTAATATTATTAGTGAGGGCTTATTTAAGGGTGAGAGTGACAGCAGAAAACTCAAAGGGGCAAATTCAGTAAACAGTTGCTCCATTTGTGcttggtatttcagtgcaaaaacctttagtcttattcactaaccacccacattctagtttaagcaggcacaatcagcactgaaatagcACTGTGTCTTGAGTAATTAAATCAATGTTATTTCACACCTCCttttagtgttgggttcgagtccaccttaatctagtccgagtcaagtccgagtctataacaggccgagtccgagtcgagtccaagtacgaattaatctgttcatgaatctgaattaaaattgtaactgtaaactcaacatcaatattttaagtttattttaaacttcacaactaagaaaaacagtttgtcaatataaatgtaacaaaaacacctctgctgCATTTCATAtaaacattttatgattagtattcttattaacaaacttcaaagtggtttcagaatgaaagcatatgctttaggtgtatgaagacaaaattgTCCtttaacacacttcttattgcgttctgttgacgtTTCAataatttgttgctttttcctctccactcaaacatagactaaagaaagagaaagctgcgttagtcattacaaccaaggttatgtttcaaattttaatttctgcttcattttcaatttgtcaattcagttgaatttggttttattttaaattatccctatctaaagaaataatagtctacactgagatttctttctgaatcttttttctctatctgcagACTGTataaatgagtcaacacagttgTAATTAGCACTCGCCGAGAAGTTATgtctcatgatttgactgcaaatgctacatcctaaaacactggaaaagcccactgataatattagggccatgtcgtcacagacatgattttctagttaatttgcaggaaactgcacaatgcagggcagttctgcatgctgcttgtgtacctaaatccctgatgcgtccatgtgtgtctcgcagcagctgcctcAGAAGATAcaaaaaaacatggagaataataattttgagtcataaattgaacagaattgtccttcaaagtgtcagagatataggctgaAAAAAGACGTGTGTAAGTTACCTGGtggattacaataaaaaaataaacacttaaaaacatcataaccaactaaattcatcttgtaacatgaagtttagcttcatacacaaactctgtcatcagataatacatttattttgtagtctataattaaattataaacaaaacatttcactgcccaaaatatcctaatattttattgtgcatggttgaatgttatggatggtggacaaatgctgtaaaagaatgtattttaagcagctcgtcaatgctttcaaaacagtcagtcaataataaatagatgctgtttatctgtttagagctgctgtctgctttagcaataacactttttaaattatttaaaattatttaaaactatttatttaaaactatttaaaatgttacacagTTCATTCaacaagctattatggaccagttcaagctgacaacactgtgtggaccacaagagacaacagaagcctacatgtgtagatacgttatgcctaaaaagacttaatatccaatattaatactatttttattttgataatgcTGTTTTTAcgaaactgtgagagacatgatgtgggtgacttgactcaatgaagttcttgattttaagtttttaaacacgatgaaaccgcaatgcgagcaccatcttggctgcacaaatgccacatgcaattttaccagttgtcaggtcccatgtcgtgtgaaactgccttgttttgtttctattacattggatacatactcgTCTTTGTTTTCATTGTGCCAGCtacctcggtagtcgatgttatacagtagtctctgtagtaacattcaagcgtattggttgactgatgagagtgtgcctgtgcacgtgcatatgtgtgtgtgcgtgtgtttgcttaaacacagtgaaacaactctggctatgtctatgacttcaggggctaatacagctgtgTCTGAgttgtgttcattaatttctgttttgttataaaacatattttatttcattgcatcacaaatgtcacagactcggctggactctgaaaaaaatccagagtccgtgacaagtccaagtcctttaaaattggactcgtgactcagaTTCGAGTCCGGTCCaaacttgagtaccccaactctacctcTTTTCTATGTacattaggctcattatagaagGCACTTCATTTACAAAATGGCACAATTAACATCGTGTTATTACTGCCTGAGCAAAGCAGACATTAAACTTTGTGTACATTTAATATCGATCATGGCaatagtaattcatcaaataatgatcagtCAGAACCGACCCACTAGATTGGAATTGTGCCGTGCAAATTGCGGATAGCACAGGTTTTGTGGGTGAATTTACGCCGTTTTCTGATTTGCATAATtagtgaattgggtgctaaaCCAGTGCAGgcagttcatgtaaataaacaatgcttttatcaggcacaattcattcttagtgaattactACACATACTTACCCTCATTCCTTCAAATCTGGAGAGAGCCCTAAGAGGTCTCAGAGCTCTCAAAGTTCTGAGAGATTTAATGGCCCCCAGTTCAGAGAAGCCTAAAATATTTGCTGTTAAGCTGATCAAAGACACCTgcagaaaaaatattattattccaTTAGCATATATATTGATAGTCCATTTAAGGTTGATTAAACAATACCATCAAAATGATTTGGACTTTAGACGTGGAATTAGGATAAACTAGTACTTACATCAACAATGAGAAAGTCCAGCCAACACCATGCATTTGTGAAATAGACCTTATAGCCATAGGCCACCCATTTCAAAAGCATCTCAATGACAAACACATAGGTGAAGACCTGATCCGCATATTCGAGGATGATTTTAATCATTCTTCGTTGTTCAATGTATATGTCCTCAAATGCCTAATAAAAAATATCATATGTGTAAAATGGGGATTCTTAGTTATTTGAGTATAAATGGCTTATTGACTTACTCACCAAAGCGCCACTGCTGAGGAGGATCATGAAGATGATAAAGGTTTCAAAGTAGCTGTGTTCCACAATAGCAAAGCAGGCTTTACGAAAGTTCCACCATGCCTTTCCTTTACCTTGGGTAATGTCAACATCCAAGCAAGGACATCGCCTCATGCAATCTGGAAACACATGCAAACAAAACGTTTTAGTATAATggggataaaatgatgaaacttaTTTCCTTGAAATTCAAAACTACTGAATAAACAAGTCACTGATCAAATGTCGGTCTCACTTTCTGTATAGCAGTCCTCAGGGATGGTGGAATCCTCTTCAACATCTGCTTCCACTTCTTCTACCACAGGAGGTTTGTCCACTGAGCTGCATGTTGAAGATTCATCTCCATCTTTAATCTGCCCAGAGGGAAACATTTAGCCACTCAGTTCTGTCTCTGGGACAATTAAAACTTATATTTTAAAGGAACATGGTTTAATTCAATGAAACTGTGCAAAATGCTGTAGCTAACAGCTTTAGGGAGACACAAAGCTGGCCACAGAATGGTACATTCACTGTTCGCACAGAGGAGATTCAGTGTGTAATATTTAGGGTCCAAAAGTAGCACTCTCTAAGTGCCGAGTATGAGTAAAATTTGGCTTTAGCTGCTAAATTTATTAGGAACTGCAACATGGTTTAGGTCAAATTGTAAGTCTGACCCTCAATGATGTAAGAGATGTAAGCGATTTCTATCAAAGACATAAGATTTACTATACTatatgtgaatggtggccagaagtttaaaggtccaaaaggcacataaaggtaatccatacagtattactccagtggttaaatctatgtcttcagaagttatatgataggagtgggtgagaaacagatcaatatttaagcacttttttgcTATGAATTTTCCTCCCATCCCATTAGGtgccgatatgcatgaagaatgtgaatcgcctaaaacaagaagaatgtgaaagtgaagatttatagtaaaaaaggacttaaatattgatctgtttctcactcacacctatcataccacttctaaagacatggatttaaccactggagtcatatggatgattttatgctgccttcatatgcattttggaccttcaaagttctggcaaccattcacttgcattgtatagacctacagagtttaagtattattctaaaaatcttagtttggtTTCAGCcgaagaaagtaaatcatacacatctggaatgacatgagagtaattgatgagagaattttcatttttgggtgaactatccctttaacatggccCAAGATTATTATCTGATTCCAAATACCCTCCCTCATTAAACAGTAAATAAAGTAACATTAGATCATGATTCCTGTCAGAACACTCTTCAGATCTTATTCAACTGTTCCCATGAGACTCATGTACAACTGGCTACCTCGTGTTCTTGTTCTCACTGACACATTGCTGGATGTGAAATGCAAGGAGGTGGCGCACATGGGGGCATGACATGTGAACTGCGTTACCTGATCCATTTCAGAGACATGCCAACCAGCAGTTGCTTAATGAGTTGGGGCCTGTGTGCTTCAATGAAACAAATATCAAATAAACTGAATTGGTAAGACACATTGTGCAGGTTAATTATTATTAAGGGTATGGCTTTATTTTAGGTTGACAGGCATGGCTGTGCCTTATGCTGTTTCTACTGGTAAACTCAGGAAGTTGTTCAGCAAGGTAACTAATCATGGTGTGCTGGTGCTCTTTCCCACACACTGTCACCCTGTAATATGGTCTGTGCCATTCCTCAGACACGCTTTCTAAACAAGATCGTCTCCACAGATGACCCATAAGGCTTCAGATGAACTTTGCAGTCACAGCATTTGGGACACATGTCTAGGTGTCAGAGGTGCTGATGGAAGTGTGCAGTGATACCCTGGCCAATGTTTCTTAATTTGTGTGATCTTTCACATTGGAATTCTATTTTAAGAAAGCAACCATCAAAATCACT
This portion of the Myxocyprinus asiaticus isolate MX2 ecotype Aquarium Trade chromosome 14, UBuf_Myxa_2, whole genome shotgun sequence genome encodes:
- the LOC127451576 gene encoding sodium channel protein type 4 subunit alpha B-like isoform X11, encoding MKSRSFLINSPLLHNKLFSMFIMLTILSNCVFMTMSDPPAWSKTVEYVFTGIYTFEALVKVLSRGFCIGNFTFLRDPWNWLDFMVISMAYLTEFVDLGNVSALRTFRVLRALKTITVIPGLKTIVGALIQSVKKLADVMILTVFCLSVFALIGLQLFMGNLRQKCVLWPPIGWNYTEDLTMNFNQTDYNDTKAANSTFSFQEYIENGENHYFLPGHLDALLCGNSSDAGKCPEGYTCMKTGRNPNFGYTSYDNFAWAFLALFRLMTQDFWENLFQLTLRAAGKTYMIFFVVIIFLGSFYLINLILAVVAMAYAEQNETTIAEAKEKEEEYARILEQLKKQAEQKSGMVNGSRTSLSNKKKDDDDYNDHDGIAMKLLSGGEMGLEVAKSNGSKGSINQLNIPDMGIRKPVAVSTTDNALDELEDTQRPCPPCWYKFADIFLKWDCCMPWVKFKKLVYLFVMDPFVDLGITICIVLNTVFMAMEHYPMTVEFENMLTVGNLVFTGIFTAEMILKLLALDPYYYFQVGWNIFDSIIVTMSLVELGLANVQGLSVLRSFRLMRVFKLAKSWPTLNMLIKIIGNSVGALGNLTLVLAIIVFIFAVVGMQLFGKSYKDCVCKISDDCELPRWHMTDFFHSFLIIFRVLCGEWIETMWDCMEVAGQGMCIVVFMMVMVIGNLVVLNLFLALLLSSFSGNNLSASDDEGENNLQIAISRITRGIDWVKAFISRHARQLLGLKPKEESKKINEEGNKFNLKMVDGWDDKGHSGGAVLNSSMTVIKVPIANGESDDDGDSTSEDEDKESIDGNEKIKDGDESSTCSSVDKPPVVEEVEADVEEDSTIPEDCYTENCMRRCPCLDVDITQGKGKAWWNFRKACFAIVEHSYFETFIIFMILLSSGALAFEDIYIEQRRMIKIILEYADQVFTYVFVIEMLLKWVAYGYKVYFTNAWCWLDFLIVDVSLISLTANILGFSELGAIKSLRTLRALRPLRALSRFEGMRVVVNALVGAIPSIFNVLLVCLIFWLIFSIMGVNLFAGKYYYCFNTTSEEMFLPSEVNNKTQCFELIEAGNEDVRWMNMKVNFDNVGMGYLSLLQVATFKGWMEIMYGAVDSSDIEMQPEYEANLYMYLYFVIFIIFGSFFTLNLFIGVIIDNFNQQKAKIRGTDIFMTEEQKKYYNAMKKLGSKKPQKPIPRPVNCFQGLVFDLVTKQFFDISIMVLICLNMVTMMVETDDQSAEKEEILYLINLVFIVLFTGECILKLIALRHHYFSIGWNIFDFVVVILSVVGLLLADLIEKYFVSPTLFRVIRLARIGRVLRLIRGAKGIRTLLFALMMSLPALFNIGLLLFLIMFIFSIFGMSNFAYVKKEAGIDDMFNFETFGNSIICLFMITTSAGWDGLLSPILNSPPDCDPDIENPGSTVRGNCGSPAVGIVFFCSYIVMSFLVVVNMYIAIILENFNVATEESSDPLCEDDFEMFYETWEKFDPDASQFIDYSMLSEFCDTLKEPLRIPKPNTLKLITMDLPMVPGDKIHCLDILLALTKEVLGDSGQMDGMKATMEEKFMANNPSKASYEPITSTLRHKQEEVATSIIQRAYRKHLLKRTIKHASYIYREKTDSKRKDEEAPEKVGMIAKTMSRLYGDQAIEDDNDKASGFSIPQQVKNQPRGWCPVVKVQSEIILHSAPIPNPDSSTNMEDFRESIV
- the LOC127451576 gene encoding sodium channel protein type 4 subunit alpha B-like isoform X10 — encoded protein: MKSRSFLINSPLLHNKLFSMFIMLTILSNCVFMTMSDPPAWSKTVEYVFTGIYTFEALVKVLSRGFCIGNFTFLRDPWNWLDFMVISMAYLTEFVDLGNVSALRTFRVLRALKTITVIPGLKTIVGALIQSVKKLADVMILTVFCLSVFALIGLQLFMGNLRQKCVLWPPIGWNYTEDLTMNFNQTDYNDTKAANSTFSFQEYIENGENHYFLPGHLDALLCGNSSDAGKCPEGYTCMKTGRNPNFGYTSYDNFAWAFLALFRLMTQDFWENLFQLTLRAAGKTYMIFFVVIIFLGSFYLINLILAVVAMAYAEQNETTIAEAKEKEEEYARILEQLKKQAEQKSGMVNGSRTSLSNKKKDDDDYNDHDGIAMKLLSGGEMGLEVAKSNGSKGSINQLNIPDMGIRKPVAVSTTDNALDELEDTQRPCPPCWYKFADIFLKWDCCMPWVKFKKLVYLFVMDPFVDLGITICIVLNTVFMAMEHYPMTVEFENMLTVGNLVFTGIFTAEMILKLLALDPYYYFQVGWNIFDSIIVTMSLVELGLANVQGLSVLRSFRLMRVFKLAKSWPTLNMLIKIIGNSVGALGNLTLVLAIIVFIFAVVGMQLFGKSYKDCVCKISDDCELPRWHMTDFFHSFLIIFRVLCGEWIETMWDCMEVAGQGMCIVVFMMVMVIGNLVVLNLFLALLLSSFSGNNLSASDDEGENNLQIAISRITRGIDWVKAFISRHARQLLGLKPKEESKKINEEGNKFNLKMVDGWDDKGHSGGAVLNSSMTVIKVPIANGESDDDGDSTSEDEDKESIDGNEKIKDGDESSTCSSVDKPPVVEEVEADVEEDSTIPEDCYTENCMRRCPCLDVDITQGKGKAWWNFRKACFAIVEHSYFETFIIFMILLSSGALAFEDIYIEQRRMIKIILEYADQVFTYVFVIEMLLKWVAYGYKVYFTNAWCWLDFLIVDVSLISLTANILGFSELGAIKSLRTLRALRPLRALSRFEGMRVVVNALVGAIPSIFNVLLVCLIFWLIFSIMGVNLFAGKYYYCFNTTSEEMFLPSEVNNKTQCFELIEAGNEDVRWMNMKVNFDNVGMGYLSLLQVATFKGWMEIMYGAVDSSDIEMQPEYEANLYMYLYFVIFIIFGSFFTLNLFIGVIIDNFNQQKAKLGGTDIFMTEEQKKYYNAMKKLGSKKPQKPIPRPVNCFQGLVFDLVTKQFFDISIMVLICLNMVTMMVETDDQSAEKEEILYLINLVFIVLFTGECILKLIALRHHYFSIGWNIFDFVVVILSVVGLLLADLIEKYFVSPTLFRVIRLARIGRVLRLIRGAKGIRTLLFALMMSLPALFNIGLLLFLIMFIFSIFGMSNFAYVKKEAGIDDMFNFETFGNSIICLFMITTSAGWDGLLSPILNSPPDCDPDIENPGSTVRGNCGSPAVGIVFFCSYIVMSFLVVVNMYIAIILENFNVATEESSDPLCEDDFEMFYETWEKFDPDASQFIDYSMLSEFCDTLKEPLRIPKPNTLKLITMDLPMVPGDKIHCLDILLALTKEVLGDSGQMDGMKATMEEKFMANNPSKASYEPITSTLRHKQEEVATSIIQRAYRKHLLKRTIKHASYIYREKTDSKRKDEEAPEKVGMIAKTMSRLYGDQAIEDDNDKASGFSIPQQVKNQPRGWCPVVKVQSEIILHSAPIPNPDSSTNMEDFRESIV